The Aureimonas mangrovi genome includes a region encoding these proteins:
- a CDS encoding putative bifunctional diguanylate cyclase/phosphodiesterase: MTESLYGDRKSFVVGGLAVFSAACVTAWRTGVPLVWVIAAAIGTMTLIRLVAFELFLANETHADRHPAFWRRLYSILGVAHLLIIGSWSTAIYWLAGDHFSELLSITATLAYLIGTQGRNFASIALVRAQLLAGLIPMILAFYARSPGWSISFSIFVVAFYFSVMQTTRRIRTMFRQAIETAEENWRLAHTDPLTGTANRISMQEAMGRAVEERQSFTLHYIDLDRFKRVNDTLGHIAGDQLLRQTANRLQKIIGSGGLVSRVAGDEFIVFQLADLDMRTPADCAAEIIDALNRPVVINGATMPNSASLGYARYPQDAATIDAVSHCADMALYEAKSKGGGHAIAYQLGTPDRAADRLQLENDLRRALRENALELYFQPIVHNGSFKISGCEALVRWHHPTRGAIPPAEFLPVAEDAGLMGKLTDQTFRAGCRAAMRWPDHVGVSINLSPSQLTRVDLLSMICQALSEAGLPPERLEVEITENLFIEDREDLREALEGIRGLGVRLSLDDFGTGYSNLVQIALLPINKIKLDKSFLKNISTDERKAAVLRGAVRFIAPLGLDVVLEGVETPEQVDFAASLEGLTHLQGYAFGAPMPDHIVEGFLASYKARPVLPAVAEAPVDNTSLRINF, from the coding sequence GTGACCGAGTCGCTCTACGGCGACCGCAAGAGCTTCGTCGTCGGTGGCCTGGCCGTGTTCTCCGCGGCCTGCGTCACGGCCTGGCGCACCGGCGTGCCGCTCGTCTGGGTCATCGCGGCCGCGATCGGCACGATGACGCTGATCCGGCTCGTGGCCTTCGAGCTTTTCCTCGCGAATGAAACCCATGCGGACCGCCACCCCGCCTTCTGGCGCCGGCTCTACTCGATCCTCGGCGTTGCCCACCTCCTCATCATCGGCTCGTGGTCGACGGCGATCTACTGGCTGGCCGGCGACCACTTTTCCGAACTTTTGTCGATCACGGCGACGCTTGCTTACCTGATCGGCACGCAGGGGCGGAACTTCGCGTCGATCGCGCTGGTGCGCGCCCAGCTCCTCGCCGGCCTGATCCCGATGATCCTCGCCTTCTACGCGCGTTCGCCAGGCTGGTCGATCAGCTTCAGCATCTTCGTCGTCGCCTTCTACTTCTCGGTGATGCAGACGACGCGGCGCATCCGCACGATGTTCCGCCAGGCCATCGAAACCGCCGAGGAGAACTGGCGGCTCGCCCACACGGACCCGCTGACGGGAACGGCCAATCGCATCTCGATGCAGGAGGCGATGGGGCGCGCGGTGGAAGAACGGCAGTCCTTCACACTGCACTATATCGATCTCGACCGCTTCAAGCGCGTGAACGACACGCTCGGCCACATCGCGGGAGACCAACTCCTGCGCCAGACGGCGAACCGTCTGCAGAAGATCATCGGCTCGGGCGGGCTCGTCTCGCGCGTTGCGGGCGACGAGTTCATCGTCTTCCAGCTTGCCGACCTCGACATGCGCACCCCCGCCGACTGCGCGGCCGAAATCATCGACGCCCTGAACCGGCCGGTCGTCATCAACGGCGCGACCATGCCGAACAGCGCCAGTCTCGGCTATGCGCGCTACCCGCAGGACGCGGCCACGATCGACGCCGTCTCGCACTGTGCGGACATGGCGCTCTACGAGGCTAAGTCGAAAGGGGGAGGCCATGCGATCGCCTACCAGCTCGGCACGCCGGACCGCGCGGCCGACCGGCTGCAGCTCGAGAACGACCTGCGTCGCGCACTGCGCGAGAATGCGCTGGAGCTCTACTTCCAGCCGATCGTCCACAACGGCTCGTTCAAGATCTCCGGCTGCGAGGCGCTGGTGCGCTGGCACCACCCCACACGCGGCGCGATCCCCCCGGCCGAGTTCCTGCCCGTCGCCGAGGATGCCGGCCTGATGGGCAAACTCACCGACCAGACTTTCCGCGCGGGCTGCCGCGCTGCGATGCGCTGGCCGGACCATGTGGGCGTCTCGATCAACCTCTCGCCCAGCCAGCTCACCCGCGTCGATCTCCTGTCGATGATCTGCCAGGCGCTGTCCGAGGCTGGCTTGCCACCCGAGCGGCTGGAGGTGGAGATCACCGAAAACCTCTTCATCGAGGATCGCGAGGATTTGCGCGAAGCGCTGGAGGGCATTCGAGGCCTCGGCGTCCGCCTTTCGCTCGACGATTTCGGCACGGGCTATTCCAACCTCGTGCAGATCGCCCTCCTGCCGATCAACAAGATCAAGCTCGACAAGAGCTTCCTGAAGAACATCTCGACCGACGAGCGCAAGGCGGCCGTCCTGCGCGGCGCCGTTCGCTTCATCGCCCCACTCGGGCTCGACGTCGTCCTGGAAGGTGTCGAAACGCCGGAACAGGTGGACTTCGCCGCCTCGCTGGAGGGGCTGACCCACCTTCAGGGCTATGCCTTCGGCGCGCCGATGCCGGACCATATCGTCGAGGGATTCCTCGCCTCGTACAAAGCGCGCCCCGTACTGCCCGCAGTCGCAGAGGCGCCGGTCGACAACACCTCGTTAAGGATAAATTTCTAA
- a CDS encoding N-acyl amino acid synthase FeeM domain-containing protein, whose product MADASSIPRQFPQPRPDDGSIVYRRAVEREELEAIYRLRYQCYRAEEFIPARADGRFSDKYDDDPNAFVFGVEHDSALVASIRLHIISAEMPFGAALDVYPDIIGPAIDRGETFVDPSRFVVDRSMRRAMGQMPFATVRLAAMAAEHFETDHVLATVRLEHIPFYRRFCDMELVTEPRSYPGLIRPLALMAGRSCDIRESVYPRQSHFASTHRDRIRLFGLSRMIGLGMADPPAFNDNTVAASRRPSGHAKNTEGGSGSD is encoded by the coding sequence TTGGCCGACGCGAGCAGCATCCCCCGGCAGTTCCCCCAACCCCGGCCCGATGACGGGTCGATCGTCTACCGCCGGGCCGTCGAGCGCGAGGAACTGGAGGCGATCTACCGGCTGCGCTACCAGTGCTACCGCGCCGAAGAGTTCATTCCCGCACGCGCCGACGGGCGCTTCTCCGACAAATACGACGACGACCCCAACGCCTTCGTCTTCGGCGTCGAGCACGATAGCGCGCTGGTCGCCTCCATTCGCCTGCACATCATTTCCGCCGAGATGCCCTTCGGCGCCGCGCTCGATGTCTACCCCGACATCATCGGCCCGGCGATCGACCGCGGCGAAACCTTCGTCGACCCCTCCCGCTTCGTGGTGGACCGCTCAATGCGCCGCGCGATGGGGCAGATGCCCTTCGCCACCGTGCGTCTTGCGGCGATGGCGGCCGAGCATTTCGAGACCGACCACGTGCTCGCCACCGTGCGGCTGGAGCACATCCCGTTCTACCGGCGCTTCTGCGACATGGAACTGGTGACCGAGCCGCGCTCCTATCCCGGCCTCATCCGCCCGCTGGCGCTGATGGCCGGGCGCTCCTGCGATATCCGCGAGAGCGTCTACCCGCGCCAGAGCCATTTCGCCTCGACGCATCGGGACCGCATCCGCCTGTTCGGACTGTCACGCATGATCGGCCTCGGCATGGCCGACCCGCCGGCCTTCAACGACAACACCGTTGCCGCGTCGCGCAGGCCTTCGGGTCATGCGAAGAACACGGAAGGCGGGAGCGGGTCGGACTGA
- a CDS encoding asparaginase → MAEPLVIEVTRGARVESLHRVSAAVCDAAGALVFSHGDTVTPVFPRSAVKVFQAIPFVESGSADAYGFTNRELSLACASHSGEEGHRRLAAEMLERAGLGEPTLECGCHWPFDMSVALDLARTGGAPTPLGNNCSGKHAGFLCTAVHLGEETRGYVEAAHPVQRRALAVMEDLTGSALPPSMCGTDGCSIPTAAAPLAGFARGFAKLAARQGAEPSRLAAGRRLIEACMAEPWLMSGTGRACLTLMEAAPGRVFAKTGAEGVFCGAVPELGLGFALKAQDGTSRAAEAAVAHLLAEMLRESEPALAERYDAMARRTLKNWEGREVGEIRVRRA, encoded by the coding sequence ATGGCCGAACCCCTTGTGATCGAGGTGACGCGCGGCGCGCGCGTCGAAAGCCTGCACAGGGTCTCGGCGGCCGTCTGCGACGCGGCCGGCGCGCTCGTCTTTTCGCACGGGGATACCGTGACGCCCGTTTTCCCGCGCTCGGCGGTGAAGGTCTTCCAGGCGATCCCGTTCGTGGAAAGCGGCTCTGCCGACGCTTATGGCTTCACGAATCGCGAGCTGTCTCTCGCCTGCGCGTCCCATTCGGGCGAGGAGGGGCACCGGCGCCTCGCGGCCGAGATGCTGGAGCGTGCCGGCCTAGGCGAACCCACACTCGAATGCGGCTGCCACTGGCCCTTCGACATGTCCGTCGCGCTCGATCTTGCCCGCACGGGCGGGGCGCCGACGCCGCTCGGCAACAACTGCTCCGGCAAGCATGCCGGCTTCCTCTGCACCGCCGTCCATCTCGGCGAGGAGACGCGCGGTTATGTCGAGGCGGCGCATCCCGTGCAGCGCCGCGCGCTGGCGGTGATGGAAGACCTTACCGGCTCTGCGCTGCCGCCCTCCATGTGCGGCACGGACGGCTGCTCGATCCCGACGGCCGCCGCCCCGCTTGCCGGCTTTGCCCGCGGCTTTGCCAAGCTCGCGGCCCGGCAGGGGGCCGAGCCGTCACGTCTTGCGGCCGGACGCCGGCTCATCGAAGCGTGCATGGCCGAGCCCTGGCTGATGTCAGGCACCGGCCGCGCGTGCCTCACCCTGATGGAAGCGGCGCCCGGCCGCGTCTTCGCCAAGACCGGTGCGGAGGGTGTCTTCTGCGGCGCTGTGCCCGAACTCGGCCTCGGCTTCGCCCTGAAGGCGCAGGACGGCACGTCCCGCGCGGCCGAGGCGGCGGTGGCTCATCTCCTTGCCGAGATGCTGCGCGAAAGCGAACCCGCTCTCGCCGAGCGCTACGACGCGATGGCCCGGCGCACGCTGAAGAACTGGGAGGGTCGCGAGGTCGGTGAAATCCGCGTGCGGCGCGCCTGA
- a CDS encoding outer membrane protein, protein MKRFALLLASAAFVTPAMAADVIYEEPMAPAAPVVFEPAFTWTGFYVGGQAGAAFNPDSGPFSIGDSGFVGGNDDGDAGFIGGVHVGYDYQVNNFIFGAVADINYIDAESVAFYDIPGAAPGSIQGSVASSSEIDFVGTARLKAGVALDRFALYATGGLAYASIDSNIAGPSTAIVDGALYNVDYSEDSDDVGYAVGGGVDYLVTQNFSIGVEYLYTDLGSSDFNVDYTQASGPSEFDFSTNSSNDLDFHTVWAKASFRFN, encoded by the coding sequence ATGAAACGTTTCGCTCTGCTTCTGGCGTCCGCCGCTTTCGTCACCCCGGCGATGGCCGCTGACGTGATCTACGAGGAGCCGATGGCTCCGGCCGCTCCGGTCGTCTTCGAGCCGGCCTTCACCTGGACCGGCTTCTACGTCGGTGGCCAGGCTGGCGCCGCCTTCAACCCGGACTCCGGCCCGTTCTCCATCGGCGACAGCGGCTTCGTCGGCGGTAACGACGACGGCGACGCCGGCTTCATCGGCGGCGTGCACGTCGGTTACGACTACCAGGTGAACAACTTCATCTTCGGTGCCGTTGCGGACATCAACTACATCGACGCCGAGTCGGTCGCCTTCTACGACATCCCGGGTGCCGCTCCTGGCTCGATCCAGGGCTCGGTCGCGTCCTCGTCCGAGATCGATTTCGTCGGCACGGCCCGCCTGAAGGCTGGTGTTGCGCTCGATCGCTTCGCTCTCTACGCGACGGGTGGCCTCGCCTACGCCAGCATCGACAGCAACATTGCTGGCCCGTCCACGGCGATTGTCGATGGCGCGCTGTATAACGTCGATTACTCGGAAGACTCCGATGACGTCGGCTACGCCGTCGGTGGTGGCGTCGATTACCTCGTGACGCAGAACTTCTCGATCGGCGTCGAGTACCTCTACACCGACCTCGGTTCGTCGGACTTCAACGTCGACTACACCCAGGCCAGCGGCCCGAGTGAGTTCGACTTCTCGACCAACTCGTCGAACGACCTCGACTTCCACACCGTGTGGGCCAAGGCTTCGTTCCGCTTCAACTAA
- a CDS encoding outer membrane protein, with translation MKRIALLLAATAFSAPALAADVIYEEPMAPVAIAPVASGWTGLYLGLQAGGAFNPSSPDDQGIFASFGNDTPVPGLAGGSIAGAFGSSFDSSFDSGFIGGAHIGYDYQINDFVVGAILDINAMDIAVNQNSFSNTPAFYEAERSLDYLATARLRAGYLITPMALAYVTGGVAYGEVDYGFSTNSPAVVGAAGRPANVYEGEDDWGYSVGGGMEVKLTENLSFGAEYLYTNLGGGDSLTVLDGGPFDGSTTNGANANGEFTAFTSGGDFDFHTITAKLSYRFN, from the coding sequence ATGAAGCGCATTGCTCTTCTTCTCGCTGCCACCGCCTTCTCGGCACCGGCCCTCGCTGCGGACGTCATCTATGAAGAGCCGATGGCTCCCGTGGCGATCGCTCCGGTCGCGTCCGGCTGGACCGGCCTCTACCTCGGTCTCCAGGCCGGCGGCGCCTTCAACCCGTCGAGCCCTGACGACCAGGGCATCTTCGCCTCCTTCGGCAACGACACGCCCGTTCCGGGCTTGGCTGGCGGCTCGATCGCCGGCGCCTTCGGCAGCTCGTTCGACTCCTCGTTCGACTCCGGCTTCATCGGCGGCGCGCATATCGGTTACGACTACCAGATCAACGACTTCGTCGTCGGCGCGATCCTGGACATCAACGCGATGGACATCGCGGTGAACCAGAACTCCTTCTCGAACACGCCCGCCTTCTACGAGGCCGAGCGCAGCCTGGATTACCTGGCGACCGCTCGTCTGCGCGCCGGTTACCTGATCACGCCGATGGCGCTCGCTTACGTCACCGGTGGTGTCGCCTACGGTGAGGTCGATTACGGTTTCTCGACCAACAGCCCGGCTGTCGTCGGTGCGGCGGGTCGTCCGGCCAACGTCTACGAGGGCGAGGACGACTGGGGCTACTCCGTCGGCGGCGGCATGGAGGTGAAGCTCACCGAGAACCTCTCGTTCGGTGCCGAGTACCTCTACACCAACCTCGGCGGCGGCGACTCGCTCACCGTCCTGGACGGCGGCCCGTTCGACGGTTCGACGACGAACGGCGCGAACGCCAATGGCGAGTTCACCGCCTTCACGTCGGGCGGCGACTTCGACTTCCACACGATCACGGCGAAGCTCTCCTACCGCTTCAACTAA
- a CDS encoding class I fructose-bisphosphate aldolase, translated as MLRTDTVRKILSWYEGETPGLKANLSRLLMHGRLAGTGRLVILPVDQGFEHGPARSFAPNPVAYDPHYLYELAIESGVSGYAAPLGLLEQGADTFAGEVPLILKLNSGNSLVKTQDQALTGTVEDALRLGCVGVGFTIYPGADASYDMMEELREITLYAKSRGLMTVVWSYPRGGKVTKEGETGFDIIAYAAHMAALMGATIIKVKLPSDHVDLPEAKATYEKNEIPHVSQADRVRHVMQASFAGKRIVVFSGGAAKNTHELLDEVRAIREGGGNGSIIGRNSFQRSKEDALKLLGEVMDIYA; from the coding sequence ATGCTGAGAACCGATACCGTTCGCAAGATCCTGTCCTGGTACGAAGGCGAAACGCCGGGCCTGAAGGCCAACCTTTCCCGTCTGCTGATGCACGGGCGCCTCGCCGGCACCGGCCGCCTCGTCATTCTTCCCGTGGACCAGGGCTTCGAGCATGGCCCGGCCCGCTCCTTCGCGCCCAACCCGGTCGCCTACGACCCGCATTATCTCTATGAACTCGCGATCGAATCGGGCGTCTCGGGCTATGCTGCGCCGCTCGGTCTTCTCGAGCAGGGCGCGGACACCTTTGCCGGCGAAGTGCCCCTGATCCTCAAGCTGAACTCCGGCAACTCGCTGGTGAAGACCCAGGACCAGGCGCTGACGGGCACCGTGGAGGATGCGCTTCGCCTCGGCTGCGTCGGTGTCGGCTTCACCATCTATCCGGGCGCGGATGCCTCCTACGACATGATGGAGGAACTGCGCGAGATCACGCTCTACGCCAAGAGCCGTGGCCTGATGACGGTCGTGTGGTCCTATCCGCGCGGCGGCAAGGTCACGAAGGAGGGCGAGACGGGCTTCGATATCATCGCCTATGCCGCGCACATGGCGGCGCTGATGGGAGCCACCATTATCAAGGTGAAGCTGCCGAGCGACCACGTCGATCTGCCGGAAGCCAAAGCGACCTACGAGAAGAACGAGATCCCGCACGTCTCGCAGGCCGACCGCGTGCGCCACGTCATGCAGGCGTCCTTCGCCGGCAAGCGCATCGTGGTCTTCTCCGGCGGGGCGGCCAAGAACACGCACGAGCTTCTCGACGAGGTGCGGGCCATCCGCGAGGGCGGCGGCAACGGCTCGATCATCGGCCGCAACTCCTTCCAGCGCTCGAAGGAAGATGCCTTGAAGCTTCTCGGTGAGGTGATGGACATCTACGCCTGA
- the rpsU gene encoding 30S ribosomal protein S21, producing the protein MQVLVRDNNVDQALRALKKKMQREGIFREMKMRNFFEKPSERRAREKAEAVRRARKLARKRAQREGLIPGGRPAPTR; encoded by the coding sequence TTGCAGGTACTCGTTCGCGACAACAACGTCGATCAGGCGCTCCGGGCGCTGAAGAAGAAGATGCAGCGCGAAGGCATCTTCCGCGAGATGAAGATGCGCAACTTCTTCGAGAAGCCGTCCGAGCGTCGTGCTCGCGAGAAGGCCGAAGCCGTTCGCCGCGCTCGCAAGCTGGCCCGCAAGCGCGCGCAGCGCGAAGGCCTCATTCCTGGTGGTCGTCCGGCGCCGACGCGCTGA
- a CDS encoding tetratricopeptide repeat protein, with protein MLSSKIDAPLAFNLLRTAGFAAACGLLAACQSANGPALQQVINIDQAQASSENIASLTAAVNANPQNPEPYNVRGSAYARGGDNRRALEDFSTAIQLDPNFYQAYANRALVYRQTGDSVRAVEDYNRAIQINANYDTAYIGRGNIYRLAGRNREALSDFQRAIDLNTTDPRAYHNRGLLYQIDGQHRQAIEDFSSAISINANAPEPYSGRAVSYLALGNTEDARDDINRALTLDNNRAEFWANQGIILEAIGGENERARNAFARAAQLDPNYRPARDGLARLGGGV; from the coding sequence ATCCTGTCCTCGAAAATCGACGCCCCCCTCGCCTTCAACCTCCTGCGCACTGCCGGCTTCGCGGCGGCCTGCGGGCTTCTGGCGGCCTGCCAGTCGGCCAACGGCCCGGCGCTTCAACAGGTGATCAACATCGATCAGGCGCAGGCCTCCAGCGAGAACATCGCATCACTGACGGCTGCGGTGAACGCCAACCCGCAGAACCCGGAACCCTACAATGTGCGTGGCAGCGCCTATGCACGCGGCGGCGACAATCGCCGCGCTCTCGAAGACTTCTCGACGGCGATCCAGCTCGATCCGAACTTCTATCAGGCCTATGCCAACCGCGCCCTTGTCTATCGCCAGACGGGAGACAGCGTGCGCGCGGTCGAGGACTACAATCGCGCGATCCAGATCAACGCGAACTACGACACTGCCTATATCGGGCGCGGCAACATCTACCGGCTGGCCGGCCGCAACCGCGAAGCGTTGTCGGACTTTCAACGCGCGATCGATCTGAACACCACCGATCCGCGCGCCTACCACAATCGCGGCCTGCTCTACCAGATCGACGGCCAGCACCGGCAGGCGATCGAGGACTTCTCGTCCGCGATCTCGATCAACGCCAATGCCCCCGAGCCCTATTCCGGGCGCGCCGTATCGTATCTTGCGCTCGGCAACACCGAGGATGCGCGCGACGACATCAACCGGGCGCTGACGCTCGACAACAACCGCGCGGAGTTCTGGGCCAATCAGGGCATCATTCTCGAGGCGATCGGCGGCGAGAACGAGCGTGCCCGCAACGCCTTCGCGCGCGCCGCGCAGCTTGACCCGAACTACCGTCCGGCCCGTGACGGCCTCGCACGTCTCGGCGGCGGGGTCTGA
- a CDS encoding DUF992 domain-containing protein, with the protein MTPLIRSTAVAATALTGALLLAMPQAHAQAGVTLGALTCYSEGSTGYIIGSSENVACTFTPANDAAAEETYVGTLNQFGLDIGVTGETVMEWVVLAGSADVYQPGILAGRYVGASANASFAAGGGANLLVGRPSDGLTLQPLSLQAQEGVNAAVGVSEFTIQPAMEVVPAPSVVVVE; encoded by the coding sequence ATGACGCCGCTTATCCGCTCGACCGCCGTAGCCGCCACCGCCCTCACCGGGGCACTGCTCCTCGCTATGCCGCAGGCGCACGCACAGGCCGGCGTCACGCTCGGCGCGCTTACATGCTACAGCGAGGGTTCAACGGGTTACATCATCGGCTCGTCCGAGAACGTCGCCTGCACGTTCACTCCGGCCAATGACGCGGCCGCCGAAGAAACCTATGTCGGCACGCTGAACCAGTTCGGCCTCGACATCGGTGTCACCGGCGAAACGGTGATGGAATGGGTCGTACTGGCGGGCTCCGCAGACGTCTACCAGCCGGGAATTCTCGCCGGACGTTATGTCGGCGCGAGCGCCAATGCCTCCTTCGCGGCCGGTGGGGGTGCCAATCTCCTCGTCGGCAGGCCGTCCGACGGCCTCACTCTCCAGCCGCTGAGCCTTCAGGCGCAGGAAGGCGTCAACGCCGCCGTCGGGGTGTCGGAGTTCACGATCCAGCCGGCCATGGAAGTGGTCCCCGCACCAAGCGTCGTGGTCGTCGAATAA
- a CDS encoding NAD(P)(+) transhydrogenase (Re/Si-specific) subunit beta: MSQSFAAFLYLVSGVLFILALRGLSHPTTSRQGNLFGMVGMGLAVFTTLLLASPSFGGLVVIVLGIAIGGAIGAYVARAIPMTAMPQLVAAFHSLVGLAAVMVAAAALYSPESIGIGAVGAIHGQALVEMSIGVAIGAITFTGSIIAFLKLDGRMSGKPIMLPSRHLINLALGAAVVVLVVIFAATESHLAFWLIVVAALALGVLLIVPIGGADMPVVVSMLNSYSGWAAAGIGFTLQNLALIITGALVGSSGAILSYIMCKGMNRSFVSVILGGFGGDAAAAGGADTGDRTVKQGSAEDAAYLMKNAARVIIVPGYGMAVAQAQHALREMADLLKKEGVEVKYAIHPVAGRMPGHMNVLLAEANVPYDEVFELEDINSEFAQTDVAFVIGANDVTNPAARDDKTSPIYGMPILNVDQAQTCLFVKRSMGSGYAGIDNTLFYKDNTMMLFADAKKMVEDINKAMAH, encoded by the coding sequence ATGTCGCAGAGCTTCGCGGCCTTCCTCTACCTCGTCTCCGGCGTCCTGTTCATCCTCGCGCTGCGTGGCCTCTCGCACCCGACGACTTCGCGGCAGGGCAACCTGTTCGGCATGGTCGGCATGGGCCTTGCGGTCTTCACGACGCTGCTTCTGGCGAGCCCGAGCTTCGGTGGCCTCGTCGTCATCGTCCTCGGTATCGCCATCGGCGGTGCGATCGGTGCCTACGTGGCGCGCGCCATCCCCATGACGGCGATGCCGCAGCTCGTCGCGGCCTTCCACTCGCTCGTCGGCCTCGCCGCCGTCATGGTGGCGGCCGCTGCACTCTATTCGCCCGAATCCATCGGCATCGGTGCGGTGGGTGCCATCCACGGGCAGGCGCTGGTCGAGATGTCGATCGGCGTCGCCATCGGCGCGATCACCTTCACCGGCTCGATCATCGCCTTCCTCAAGCTCGACGGGCGCATGAGCGGCAAGCCTATCATGCTGCCCTCGCGCCACCTCATCAATCTCGCGCTCGGCGCGGCGGTGGTCGTGCTTGTGGTGATCTTCGCGGCGACCGAAAGCCATTTGGCGTTCTGGCTGATCGTCGTCGCGGCGCTCGCGCTCGGCGTTCTCCTGATCGTGCCGATCGGCGGGGCGGACATGCCCGTGGTCGTGTCGATGCTGAACTCGTACTCCGGCTGGGCGGCGGCCGGCATCGGCTTCACCCTCCAGAATCTTGCTCTCATCATCACCGGTGCGCTCGTCGGCTCGTCCGGCGCGATCCTGTCCTACATCATGTGCAAGGGCATGAACCGCTCCTTCGTCTCGGTCATCCTCGGCGGCTTCGGCGGCGATGCCGCAGCGGCCGGCGGCGCCGACACGGGCGACAGGACGGTCAAGCAGGGCTCAGCCGAGGATGCGGCGTATCTGATGAAGAACGCGGCCCGCGTCATCATCGTGCCGGGCTACGGCATGGCGGTCGCGCAGGCCCAGCATGCGCTGCGCGAGATGGCCGACCTCCTGAAGAAGGAAGGCGTCGAAGTGAAGTACGCCATCCACCCCGTCGCGGGGCGGATGCCGGGCCACATGAACGTGCTGCTCGCCGAAGCGAACGTGCCCTATGACGAAGTCTTCGAACTGGAGGATATCAACTCCGAGTTCGCGCAGACCGACGTCGCCTTCGTCATCGGTGCCAACGACGTGACCAACCCAGCGGCGCGCGACGACAAGACCTCGCCGATCTACGGCATGCCGATCCTGAACGTCGATCAGGCGCAGACCTGCCTCTTCGTGAAGCGCTCAATGGGCTCCGGCTATGCCGGCATCGACAACACCTTGTTCTACAAGGACAACACGATGATGCTCTTTGCGGATGCCAAGAAGATGGTCGAGGACATCAACAAGGCGATGGCGCACTGA
- a CDS encoding proton-translocating transhydrogenase family protein, whose amino-acid sequence MEQDTLNAAREALDTAGAAVEAARTQVETLAVEAALSNDTVAHALVDPFVFHFAIFVLAIFVGYYVVWSVTPALHTPLMSVTNAISSVIIVGALLTVGISASGLATTFGFVGLVLASVNIFGGFLVTQRMLAMYKKKER is encoded by the coding sequence ATGGAACAGGATACGCTGAACGCGGCCCGCGAGGCGCTCGACACGGCGGGTGCCGCCGTCGAGGCCGCGCGCACGCAGGTCGAGACGCTGGCCGTCGAGGCGGCCCTTTCGAATGACACCGTCGCCCACGCGCTGGTCGATCCGTTCGTCTTCCACTTCGCGATCTTCGTGCTGGCGATCTTCGTCGGCTACTACGTCGTCTGGTCGGTGACGCCGGCCCTGCACACGCCCTTGATGAGCGTTACCAACGCCATCTCCTCGGTCATCATCGTCGGCGCACTGTTGACCGTCGGCATCTCGGCCTCGGGTCTTGCCACCACCTTCGGCTTCGTCGGACTGGTGCTCGCCTCGGTCAACATCTTCGGCGGCTTCCTCGTCACGCAGCGCATGCTGGCGATGTACAAGAAGAAGGAGCGCTGA